The Candidatus Limnocylindrales bacterium genomic interval GGAGGCCCAGCGAGATGCCGTGGAAGCACAACTTAAATCTGCTAAAGCCCAATATAACTCCGCCCTGGCCCGACGAGAAATGGCTTTGGCCGGGATTAAGCAGGCTGAAGCTGCCCTTGAACAGGCTAAGGTCAACCTGGAACATACCACCATTCGTTCTCCCATAGATGGAATCGTCATTTCCAGAAGTGTCGATGTGGGTCAGACCGTGGCCGCCAGCCTGCAGGCTCCCACTTTATTTACCATTGCCCAAGATCTGACCAGGATGCAGGTAAATGCCAGTATAGATGAAACCGATATTGGGAAAGTTCGAGTAGGCCAGGAAGTTATTTTTACCGTCAGTGCTTATCCTGGGGAGAGTTTCAGTGGGAAAGTGACCCAGATTCGAAATCAGCCCATTACCACCCAGAATGTGGTAACCTATGATACGATTATTGAGGTAGACAATCCAGAATTAAAGTTGAAGCCTGGGATGACGGCTACGGTGAGTATTATTACGGCCAAGCGGGAGGGTGTAAAGAGAGTTTTAAATGCCGCTCTTAACTTTAAGCCAGCCTCTATAGAGGCCAGACAACCCGTAGCCCTTCCGAAGGGTACCCGTAGGGTCTGGATATTGAGTAATGGATCGGATCCCCGTCCGGTTAGTGTGGAAGTCGGTCTCACCGATGGAACCTATACCGAAATTAAGGGGGATTCTCTTCAAGAGGGCCAGGAAGTCATCACAGGCATTAAAGAAGCTAAGACAGATTCTCAACAAAGTAGCCGCCCCCCTGGTTTTGGGCGATTTTTCTAAAGCAGACATTCATCTATGAACTAATAGCTAATAAACTCCCAGGGAATCACCCAGGTCAAGGGTCACCAATTGATGACCAATAACCAGTGGAGTTTTTTGAGGTTATATCCAGCTAAAAAGCCCCTCGCTTAGATCCTCTCGAAGCGTTACATTATGAGTAAAGATAAACCGCAGAAGATAGGAGGGATGTAAGAGAGATTTAAAAATTTGGTGAGATAAGGGGATAGGCCTAGAGATAGATCCTATGTTGGGTTTTAGCATAACAATTACCGGCTATTAAGCTCCAAACAGCAAAATAGGATCTCCTTAAATAAGAGCAAGTCTATGATAGACCGTTAATGGTAAACAGAGTACTGTTTACTATTTTTATCTATCTAAAGAGGTAAATTATGTATAAATCTATTTTAGTACCACTCGATGGTTCCCTATTTGCGGAATATGCACTTCCGATAGCCAGAAGTGTCGCCTACCGGACAGGGGCGGCAATTCAATTGGTCCATGTGCACGTACCTGTAACAGCCCGGTATGCTAAAGGCCCTGTGGCTTACGATGAAACACTGGAGGCCAGATATAAAGAACGAGAACGAGCTTATCTTGATAAAGTAAGCAAACGGCTGGAGCCTGGTACGAACGTTCAAATCCTCTCGGTCTTGCTAGACGAATCCGGGTCGATTGCTGACACCCTAAACAATCATATAAAAACTACAGAGGTGGGTCTGGTGGTTATGGCTACCCATGGGCACGGAGCATTAAGCCGTTTCTGGCTTGGAAGTGTTGCAGATAAACTCATACGATGGGTGGAAAAGCCTATCCTGCTGGTACGACCACCAGAAGAGGTAAAAACTGAGCCAGATCTTTCTCAAGAACGAATCTTCCGACATATACTTATTCCACTGGATGGTTCGGTATGGTCCGAACAAATACTGGAGCATGCGGTAAGGTTAGGTAAACTCATGCAAGCCGATTATACCTTAGTACGTATTATTGAACCTGTAATACCTGCCACCTACCCACGTACAGATTATACGATCTGGTTAGAACAACAGTTACTAAGCCAACAGCAAGCTGAAGCCCAAAAAGCTAAAGCACAAACCTACCTTGACAGTGTGGCTGAACGATTGCGATTACGTTCATTTCAAGTTCAAACAAAGGTTATTTTCCATCGGCATCCGGCCACGGCCATCCTAGAGGAGGCTAATAAGGGTGGAATCGATCTGATTGCTATGGAAACCCATGGTTATGGGGGTTTAAGGCGTTTGTTTATAGGTAGTGTAGCCGATAAGGTCCTACGTGGGACTTCTATACCGGTGCTGTTACACCGTCCGTATGAATAGTCCTTATAAAAGGAAGATGATCCATATTCATTCAGATACCGCTCATAAACAAATTATTTTAGCTGTTAGGGTCCAAACAAAGGCTTACCAAGCTTTCTAGAGATTTTATTCGCCCCTTCCTATAGGGATGCTACGCAGTGTAAGCTCAGACAGGAGGATATTTTCGATGTTACCAACAACCTGACCATTCAGCAAAGGGAAGAACCTTTCACCGGATTTGAGTAAGTTTAGAGGGGGATTTTGACTACCATTCAAAGCTTGGATAAGCTGCTATCTGAAATAGCCGATCAACAGTCATATGGAAATCTTTCGCTTAACTGTACCTGAAGCTTTCAAGCAGCTCAAAAGTCAACCTGGAGGTCTGAGTTTTCAAGAAGCCAGACAGCGGTTAAAGGACTTCGGATTTAATGCCTTACATGAAGAAAAAGGCCTCTCCCCTCTCTGGCTCTTGGGAAAACAGTTTACCCATTTTTTTGCCCTCTTACTGGGAGTCGGTGCAGGTCTTGCCTTTATGGGGGAGGTAATTCGGCCAGGAGAGGGGATGGGGACCCTGGGTTGGGCAATTTTAGGGGTTATTGTTATCAATGCCGTATTTGCCTTTTGGGAAGAATATCGTGCTGAAAAGGCTATTCAAGCTTTGAAAAAGCTCTTACCCAACCAGGTACGGGTACGACGCGGGGGTGAGGTTATCTCAATTGATGCGATCCAGGTGGTACCCGGCGACATCATGCTTTTGGAAGAAGGGGATAAGATTCCAGCCGATGGTAGAGTGCTGATTTCAAACCTGTTAACCGTCAATAATGCTGCCTTAACGGGTGAGTCCTTACCCTTATCTCGAGAGGTAGAGGACCCGGAAGCAACGGATCCACTGAGGGCAAAAAACATGGTCTTCGCGGGGACATATGTAGTATCTGGAAATGGAGAGGCACTCGTTACCGCAACGGGGGTCAATACCGAGTTTGGAAAGATAGCCAAGTTGACCGTATGCATTAAGCAAGACTTGAGCCCTTTTCAGAAGGAGATCTCCAAAGTCTCCCAATGGATTGCAGTCTTGGCAGTCACGATGGGAGTTCTCTTCTTCTGGATTGGCATGGCTATGGGACGGGATATATTTTCTACCGTGCTTTTTGCTCTTGGAATTATTGTGGCTAACATTCCCGAAGGACTTTTGCCCACGGTAACTTTGGCCCTATCGATGGCTAGCTTTCGGCTGGCAAAACAAAATGCTCTTGTTAAAGACCTCAACTCTGTAGAGACCTTGGCCTCCACGACGGTGATCTGTACCGATAAAACCGGTACGTTGACCCAAAACCGTATGACGGTGCAAAAGGTTTTCTGTAATAACCGGGCTCTGAAATTGACCGATGAAGGGGTGGAAGAATTGAGAGATCACAGCTCAGAGCAAACCCGCGAAGCCTTAACCCGGCTCCTTGAGGCTGCAGTCTTAAATGTGAGAGTTACCCTCAAAGGGGAAGAGGTACTGGGGGATCCTACCGAGACTGCTTTACTCCAGGCCTTTTTACGATGGGGTAATAGGAATCAAGAGAGTTTGACCCCCCGAGAGAAAATCGGGGAGTTACCTTTTAGTGGGGAACGCAAACAGATGTCGACCTTGTATCGGGAAGCCGGAGAGATCATCCTTTACACAAAAGGAGCCCCGGAGGTAATTTTAGAGCATTCCACTCAAATCTGGTCCGATGGCATCATACGCCCCCTGGAGGACACGGACCGAAAGAAGATTCAAGAAGCGATCCAGGCCTTTGCCCAAGAAGCTCTACGGGTTTTGGGTATTGCTTATCGCAGGCTTGCTACTCTCGCAAGCTATCGTAAGGATAACCCTGGAAGTTCATTCCTGACCCATAAAGTTATTCCTGCAAATGACCTGGAACGGGATCTCGTCTTTCTGGGGTTGGTTGGCCTGGCAGACCCTCCAAGGGAAGGAGTTATCGAGGCCGTTAACCAATGTCATCGTGCAGGTATTCGAGTTATCATGGTTACGGGAGATAATCCGGCCACTGGTATGGCAATTGGACGTCAGATTGGTTTAGAAAAACCCGATAAGCCATTAATTCCGATTCACAGTGAAGATATGGCGCAAATGAGTGATGAATCTTTAAAGGAGATATTACGGACCCAGAATCCCCTCTTCGCACGACTGACGTCGAGGGACAAACTACGCATTGTTTCCCTTTTAAAAGAACTGGGGGAAGTAGTGGCAGTAACCGGGGATGGCGTCAATGACGCCCCTGCCTTGAAAAGAGCCGATATTGGCATTGCCATGGGTCTCAGCGGCACGCAAGTGGCTAAGGAAGCAGCAAATATGGTATTAGTGGATGATCATTTCCAAACCATCGTGAAAGCTATTGAGGAGGGGCGTACGGTCTATTTTAATATCAAAAAATTTATGACCTACATCCTTGCTAGCAACGTTCCTGAGATCCTTCCCTATCTCGCTTTTTTCCTTTTTCGAATCCCCTTGGGTTTGACGATTATTCAAATCCTCTCCATTGACCTTGGAACCGATATGCTACCAGCTCTTGCGCTGGGGGCCGAAAGGAAAGAGCCATATGTTATGCTAAGGCCTCCCATCGGACCTCAAGAACGCCTTCTAGATCGACAGGTAGTCTGCAGAGGATTCCTCTTTCTAGGGCTCATCGAAGGAATCGGCGCGCTGGTTGTATTCCTTAGTTACCTCAGCCTTCATGGCTGGCAGTATGGTCAGGAACTGGCCTTCAACGATCCCCTCTATCAACAGGCAACTACTATGACCCTTCTATCTGTCATCACGACCCAGGTAGCTAATGGGTTAACTTTGCGCTCCTGGCAAGCTTCACCCTGGCAACTGGGCTTTTGGAGCAATCATTTACTCCTCTGGGGAATCGGTCTGGAGCTGGTCCTCGGAATTTTATTTATGTACTTTCCCCCCTTACAACGGATATTAGGTACCGCGCCCATCGACCTAAAATACGGATGGCTGCTATTACCATTCCCCTTTCTCCTGTTTGTTCTTCATGAGGGATTAAAAGGGTTGATCAGAAAAAATAAAGATTTTTATTTTAAGCCTGTCTAAAGCAAGGGTATAAGTTAAGTATCCAGCATGATATTCTTCACATAGAAGGCAAGAGAAGAAAAGTCGCCTGTTGTTCACAGTTGGTTTTCGTCTTAATTTCTGACACCGCTTAAGATACCAAAATAATTAAGCTTTAATGGTATTGAAGAATTTTAAGACACAAAGGAAAGCTATCTTTTTTAATAAACCCTTATCGAGGTTGATAATTAATAAATCATTCATTATTAAGCGGCTTTGTCTATATAAATCCTCCCCTTAGTCTTTTGGCAAAAAGTTTGCTTACTTTAAGTGTAAAGTACAAAAGTAAGGTTAGTTGATCAGGCTTTCAGATTAAGCAAACAGAGAAAGTAGGGCTTGTTTTAAGTTGCTCAGGCGTTCAAAAAAACGAGCCGTACTTTAAAGGGAACAAAAAATGATAGCCGCACTTAAAAAACAAGGACCGTTTTCTCTCAAGAAGGAATACACGCTAGAGGAGCTTATTTCTATTTTCAGTGAAGAAGTATCCAAAGCTTATAAAAATTCGGAGTATGCAAGTGTTTTAGCTATGGATGCCTTGATTGACTTTGTTAATATGTACAGTGATAATGTTATCATTGATGGGATTAGCTATCCCATTCTGACCAATGAAGGGGTGTTTTCGAATAGACGAGAGGAGAGTTCCAGAAATGATTAAGCCTTTGAGTCCAAAGGACCTATATCGAAGTTGTGATCCGAATCAGTTCACATTTGAGACTACGGCGGATCTGGAAGATCTGACAGAAATTATTGGACAGGCCCGGGCTGTAGAAGCGATACATTTTGGTACAGATATTCAGCAGGAAGGTTATAATCTCTTTGTCATAGGCTCTCCTGAAACTGCCAAGCAAGCGGTCATACGACAGTTTCTCAAAAGAAAGGCCGTTACCGAACCAACTCCTCCAGACTGGTGTTACGTCAATAACTTTTCCCAGCCCCATAAGCCCCATGCTTTGAGGCTCCCACCAGGTCAAGGAATTATTCTACGACGCGATGTGGAGCAGTTGATAGAGGAACTGCGCACTACCATCCCGGCTGTATTTGAAAGTGAGAACTACCGGACCCGAAGGCAAGTGATTGAAGAGGAATTCAAAGAGCGGCAAGATAAAGCCTTCAAGGAACTTGAGCAACAGGCTAAAGAACGCGGTATCGCACTGCTACAGACTCCTTTGGGATTGGCCTTTGCTCCTATGCGAAGAGATCGGGTCCTTAATCCGGAGGAATTTCAAAGGCTTCCGGAGTCAGAGCGGAAGCGCATAGAATCCGAGGTAGCTGCACTTCAAGAGAAACTTCAAGACATTATTCGCAAAATTCCACAGTGGGAAAGAGAGATCCGGGAGAAGATAAAGGCCCTCAATCATGAGGTGGTGATGTTTGCAGTTGGTCATTTGATAGACGAGTTGAGAAAGAAATACACGACCTTACCAGAAGTAGTAAGCTATCTTAATGCCCTGCAACAGGATATAAGCAATAATGCGGAGGACTTCCTCCGCCGACCCGAAGAGATGCCTGCTTTTATAAATATCCCGGAATCACGGTTCCTGACCAGTACGTCCGCATTTCGTCGTTATCAGGTGAACGTGATAGTAGATCATAGCACGACCCAAGGGGCACCGGTAGTCTATGAAGATTATCCCACTTATCAGAACCTGATTGGTCGTATTGAACACATCTCCCAGTTGGGAACCCTGGTAACCGACTTTAATTTGATTAAGCCTGGAGCGTTACACCGAGCAAACGGAGGATATTTAATGCTCGATGCCCATAAGGTGCTCACACAACCCTTTGCCTGGGAAGGGCTCAAGCGGGTCTTGCGAGCCCGTAAAATCCATATGGCATCTCTGGGGCAGATGCTCGATTTAGTCAGTACCGTATCCCTGGAACCTGAACCCATTCCGCTGAATGTTAAAGTAGTCTTGCTCGGCGATCAATTACTTTACTACCTGCTCTGTCAATTTGATCCTGAGTTCAACGAGTTGTTCAAAGTGGTAGTGGATTTTGAGGAACGGATGGATCGCACCTTGGAGAACAATCTTCTCTATGCCCGGCTGATTGGTACCTTAACCCGTAAAGAGGGTTTACGGCCCCTTGAACGGAGTGCAGTAGCCCGTGTTATTGAGCACAGCGCCCGTATCGTGGGTGATGCAGAGAAGCTCTCTACCCATATACGAAGAATCACCGACTTACTGCGTGAGGCTAATTATTGGGCCGGCGCGGCAGGTCATAAAATTGTAAATGCCTTTGATGTACAACGAGCTATTGATGCTCAGATTCGCCGGGTTGATCGGATACGGGAGCGGATCCAAGAGGAAATTCAGCGGGGAACCATTTTAATAGATACCGATGGGGAGAAGATTGGTCAGATCAATGGTCTTTCAGTTATTGACCTTGGTCAGGTTGCCTTCGGTCGTCCCAGTCGAATTACAGCTCGTGTGCGGTTGGGTAAAGGAGAGGTCATAGACATCGAACGAGAGGTGGAGTTGGGAGGTCCCATTCATTCTAAAGGAGTCCTTATTCTTTCTAGCTTTCTTTCTACACGGTACGCGATAGATAAACCTCTTTCGCTCTTTGCCAGTCTGGTTTTTGAGCAGTCCTACAATGGAGTAGAGGGGGATAGTGCTTCGTCGGCTGAGTTGTATGCTTTACTTTCAGCCCTTGCAGAGGTACCT includes:
- a CDS encoding cation-transporting P-type ATPase, which codes for MEIFRLTVPEAFKQLKSQPGGLSFQEARQRLKDFGFNALHEEKGLSPLWLLGKQFTHFFALLLGVGAGLAFMGEVIRPGEGMGTLGWAILGVIVINAVFAFWEEYRAEKAIQALKKLLPNQVRVRRGGEVISIDAIQVVPGDIMLLEEGDKIPADGRVLISNLLTVNNAALTGESLPLSREVEDPEATDPLRAKNMVFAGTYVVSGNGEALVTATGVNTEFGKIAKLTVCIKQDLSPFQKEISKVSQWIAVLAVTMGVLFFWIGMAMGRDIFSTVLFALGIIVANIPEGLLPTVTLALSMASFRLAKQNALVKDLNSVETLASTTVICTDKTGTLTQNRMTVQKVFCNNRALKLTDEGVEELRDHSSEQTREALTRLLEAAVLNVRVTLKGEEVLGDPTETALLQAFLRWGNRNQESLTPREKIGELPFSGERKQMSTLYREAGEIILYTKGAPEVILEHSTQIWSDGIIRPLEDTDRKKIQEAIQAFAQEALRVLGIAYRRLATLASYRKDNPGSSFLTHKVIPANDLERDLVFLGLVGLADPPREGVIEAVNQCHRAGIRVIMVTGDNPATGMAIGRQIGLEKPDKPLIPIHSEDMAQMSDESLKEILRTQNPLFARLTSRDKLRIVSLLKELGEVVAVTGDGVNDAPALKRADIGIAMGLSGTQVAKEAANMVLVDDHFQTIVKAIEEGRTVYFNIKKFMTYILASNVPEILPYLAFFLFRIPLGLTIIQILSIDLGTDMLPALALGAERKEPYVMLRPPIGPQERLLDRQVVCRGFLFLGLIEGIGALVVFLSYLSLHGWQYGQELAFNDPLYQQATTMTLLSVITTQVANGLTLRSWQASPWQLGFWSNHLLLWGIGLELVLGILFMYFPPLQRILGTAPIDLKYGWLLLPFPFLLFVLHEGLKGLIRKNKDFYFKPV
- a CDS encoding ATP-binding protein — encoded protein: MIKPLSPKDLYRSCDPNQFTFETTADLEDLTEIIGQARAVEAIHFGTDIQQEGYNLFVIGSPETAKQAVIRQFLKRKAVTEPTPPDWCYVNNFSQPHKPHALRLPPGQGIILRRDVEQLIEELRTTIPAVFESENYRTRRQVIEEEFKERQDKAFKELEQQAKERGIALLQTPLGLAFAPMRRDRVLNPEEFQRLPESERKRIESEVAALQEKLQDIIRKIPQWEREIREKIKALNHEVVMFAVGHLIDELRKKYTTLPEVVSYLNALQQDISNNAEDFLRRPEEMPAFINIPESRFLTSTSAFRRYQVNVIVDHSTTQGAPVVYEDYPTYQNLIGRIEHISQLGTLVTDFNLIKPGALHRANGGYLMLDAHKVLTQPFAWEGLKRVLRARKIHMASLGQMLDLVSTVSLEPEPIPLNVKVVLLGDQLLYYLLCQFDPEFNELFKVVVDFEERMDRTLENNLLYARLIGTLTRKEGLRPLERSAVARVIEHSARIVGDAEKLSTHIRRITDLLREANYWAGAAGHKIVNAFDVQRAIDAQIRRVDRIRERIQEEIQRGTILIDTDGEKIGQINGLSVIDLGQVAFGRPSRITARVRLGKGEVIDIEREVELGGPIHSKGVLILSSFLSTRYAIDKPLSLFASLVFEQSYNGVEGDSASSAELYALLSALAEVPIRQSLAVTGSVNQHGQVQAIGGVNEKIEGFFDICKARGLTGKQGVLIPASNVKHLMLRQDVVEAAAAGKFHIYPVETVDEGIEILTGIPAGERDETGNFPQGSINQRVEARLIALAEKRMALAASAKGENAHE
- a CDS encoding efflux RND transporter periplasmic adaptor subunit, giving the protein ANLKTAKANVEKAQVAVKDAAQNLQRRLELFKAALISASDRDTAQTAYDSAVAQLKAAEAQRDAVEAQLKSAKAQYNSALARREMALAGIKQAEAALEQAKVNLEHTTIRSPIDGIVISRSVDVGQTVAASLQAPTLFTIAQDLTRMQVNASIDETDIGKVRVGQEVIFTVSAYPGESFSGKVTQIRNQPITTQNVVTYDTIIEVDNPELKLKPGMTATVSIITAKREGVKRVLNAALNFKPASIEARQPVALPKGTRRVWILSNGSDPRPVSVEVGLTDGTYTEIKGDSLQEGQEVITGIKEAKTDSQQSSRPPGFGRFF
- a CDS encoding universal stress protein; protein product: MYKSILVPLDGSLFAEYALPIARSVAYRTGAAIQLVHVHVPVTARYAKGPVAYDETLEARYKERERAYLDKVSKRLEPGTNVQILSVLLDESGSIADTLNNHIKTTEVGLVVMATHGHGALSRFWLGSVADKLIRWVEKPILLVRPPEEVKTEPDLSQERIFRHILIPLDGSVWSEQILEHAVRLGKLMQADYTLVRIIEPVIPATYPRTDYTIWLEQQLLSQQQAEAQKAKAQTYLDSVAERLRLRSFQVQTKVIFHRHPATAILEEANKGGIDLIAMETHGYGGLRRLFIGSVADKVLRGTSIPVLLHRPYE